The genome window CGGCTGATGAGACATTGACGATCGCCCCGCCCGTGCCACCGTGTTTAGTAGACATACGTTTGATAGCTTCTCGCGCACACAAAAAGCTGCCGATCACGTTTGTTGCAAAAACCCGTTGCAAGCGAGCCGCATCCATCATTTCAACGCGCATTTGTTGTTCTAATATCCCTGCATTATTGACCAGTGCAGTTACTTTTCCGAGTTGATCATCAACGGTTTCAAATAATTTAATTACATCTGCTTCGATAGCCACATCGGCGGCAATGGCGATCGCTTTACCGCCCACCGATCGGATTGAGTCAACCACGCTTTGAGCCGCTTCTGAATGGTGGCGATAGTTGACGCAAACAGCATACCCTCGCTCAGCCGCAAGGTGAGCCGTAGCTGCACCAATGC of Oscillatoria sp. FACHB-1407 contains these proteins:
- a CDS encoding SDR family oxidoreductase, with protein sequence MMNKVMVITGGSRGIGAATAHLAAERGYAVCVNYRHHSEAAQSVVDSIRSVGGKAIAIAADVAIEADVIKLFETVDDQLGKVTALVNNAGILEQQMRVEMMDAARLQRVFATNVIGSFLCAREAIKRMSTKHGGTGGAIVNVSSAAARLGSPGEYVDYAASKGAIDTMTIGLAREVADEGIRVNAVRPGFIYTDIHASGGEPNRVERVKESVPMRRGGQAIEVAQAILWLLSDEASYTTGSLIDIAGGK